One window from the genome of Pseudomonadota bacterium encodes:
- the rimO gene encoding 30S ribosomal protein S12 methylthiotransferase RimO, with translation MMQKVAIINLGCPKNEVDAEKMAYLLNKNDFTLLDNPAEAEIIIVNTCAFIQPAIEEAIETILDLAYFKKKGCCRLLVVCGCLPQRYGMELADEIPEIDLLLGTDGFAEIVSAIRSYPDKPNQFGCHGRIGVPDYRSLHEIPQLTTHAGFSYLKIAEGCDNRCSYCMIPAIKGHQQSAPLQTLLKQAGQMIANGIREINLVAQDITAYGLDFSCTPQLTVLLRKLSSLPGLERIRLLYAYPHRISSELINLIAEENKICKYLDLPVQHISDSILKAMGRQDCAADILRTVTSLKSEILGLYLRSTVIVGFPGETNDDFRQLVDFVKQGFFDYLGAFTYWAEEGSRAANFPGQIADPLKEERLQLLMEEQRKITEQRLRNEVGSIKKVLIEGLSRESDLLLQGRTSFQAPEIDGITYITEGEAEPGNLVDVEIYDSFDFDLFARIRD, from the coding sequence ATGATGCAAAAAGTCGCCATTATCAATCTGGGATGCCCCAAGAATGAGGTCGATGCCGAAAAAATGGCCTACCTCCTGAATAAAAATGATTTTACGCTCCTTGATAATCCGGCTGAAGCTGAAATTATAATTGTCAATACCTGCGCTTTTATTCAACCCGCCATTGAAGAAGCAATTGAAACCATCCTTGATCTCGCTTACTTCAAAAAAAAGGGTTGCTGCCGGTTGCTGGTGGTCTGCGGTTGTTTGCCTCAACGTTACGGTATGGAATTGGCCGATGAAATCCCTGAAATAGACCTGCTTTTGGGCACGGATGGTTTTGCCGAGATAGTTTCAGCTATCAGAAGTTATCCTGATAAGCCCAATCAGTTTGGTTGCCATGGCCGTATCGGCGTTCCGGATTACCGCTCTCTCCACGAAATTCCGCAACTGACAACCCATGCCGGTTTCAGTTATCTGAAAATTGCAGAAGGTTGTGACAATCGTTGCTCGTATTGCATGATTCCGGCAATCAAGGGGCACCAGCAGAGCGCCCCTCTGCAAACCCTTCTCAAGCAGGCCGGACAAATGATTGCAAACGGCATTCGGGAAATCAATTTAGTGGCTCAGGATATTACGGCTTACGGCCTTGATTTTTCCTGCACGCCCCAGCTGACTGTTCTTTTGCGGAAACTCAGCTCTTTGCCAGGACTAGAGCGCATCCGTCTGCTTTACGCCTACCCCCACCGGATCAGTTCTGAATTGATCAACCTTATTGCCGAGGAAAATAAGATCTGCAAATATCTTGACCTGCCAGTTCAGCATATCAGTGACTCGATCTTGAAAGCAATGGGACGCCAGGATTGTGCGGCAGACATTCTCCGCACAGTTACAAGTCTGAAATCTGAAATTCTAGGCTTGTACCTGCGCAGTACCGTCATCGTTGGTTTCCCCGGGGAAACCAACGATGACTTTCGGCAATTAGTTGATTTTGTCAAGCAGGGTTTTTTCGATTACCTTGGAGCTTTCACTTACTGGGCGGAGGAAGGTAGCCGGGCTGCAAACTTTCCCGGTCAGATAGCAGATCCTTTAAAAGAAGAGCGACTGCAGCTGCTGATGGAGGAACAACGCAAAATCACCGAACAACGCCTCCGGAACGAAGTCGGTTCTATCAAGAAGGTTCTGATAGAAGGGCTCAGCCGGGAAAGCGACCTTCTTCTTCAGGGCAGAACCTCTTTTCAGGCCCCGGAAATTGATGGAATAACCTATATTACTGAGGGAGAGGCTGAGCCTGGAAACTTGGTTGACGTTGAGATTTACGATAGTTTTGACTTCGATCTTTTTGCCCGGATCAGAGATTAA